Below is a genomic region from Kineococcus mangrovi.
GGGGGGTCTAGCGTTGGCCCATGGCGGCCAGCGACGGGGTCCGGGGCACCGCTCCCGAGGGTGCGCACCCCCTCTCCCACGCCTGCCCGCCTGCTCACCGCGCGCTCCCCCCGGGGGTGGTCCGCGGCACGAGGTGACGGTCCGAGGCGGGCCGGCCCACGTGCCGGTGCCGCCAGCTCGAACGAGGGAGGCATCCCGTGGAAGTTGTGGTCACCGGACGGCACGTCGACGTCAAGGAGAGGTTCCGGCGGCACGTCGAGGACAAGCTGGAGGTCAAGGTCACCCAGCTCGCGCCGCGCGCCCAGCGCATCGACGTCGAGGTCTCGCACGAGAACAACCGCCGACAGGCCAGCAGTTGCGAACGGGTGGAGATCACCGTGCGCGACAAGGGCCCGGTCGTGCGCGCCGAGGCGTGCGCCGACGACCCCTACGCGGCGCTCGACCTCGCGACCACCAAGCTCCTGGAGCGCCTGCGGCGAGCCCGCGACCGGCGCAAGGTGCACCACGGCCGGCACCGGCCCACCTCCGTCCACCAGGCCACCGCGGGTCTGTCCGAGGAGGTGCTGACCGGTTCCTTCGACCCCGGCCGCCCGCTCGCCGAGCAGGTCGGCGCCGACGCCGACGCGGCGGCCCCCACGCCCGCGGTCATGGCCGGGTCCACGCCGCCCACCGCGCAGGCCCCCGACGCGGCCGTGCAGGACGCCTCGCCCGTCGTCATCCGCGAGAAGCGCCACGACGCGGTGCCCATGACCCTGGACCAGGCGCTCTACGAGATGGAGCTCGTCGGCCACGACTTCTACCTGTTCGTCGACGCCGCCACCGGTTCCCCGAGCGTGGTCTACCGCCGGCGCGGCTGGGACTACGGCGTCATCCACCTCGACGTGCAGCAGGACGGCGCGGCGGGCGGTGCGGTCGACGGCAGGGCGACCTCCGACGCGGCGCTGACGGCCGTCGTCGCGGCGGCCGTGCGCTGATCCACGCGACCCCGACGCAGGGCGCCGCTCCCCGAGCCGGGGGGTGGCGCCCTGTGCCGTCCGTGCCAAGATCGTCGTCTCGGGACCGGACCCCACCGAGCGGTCCGGCCGG
It encodes:
- the hpf gene encoding ribosome hibernation-promoting factor, HPF/YfiA family — encoded protein: MEVVVTGRHVDVKERFRRHVEDKLEVKVTQLAPRAQRIDVEVSHENNRRQASSCERVEITVRDKGPVVRAEACADDPYAALDLATTKLLERLRRARDRRKVHHGRHRPTSVHQATAGLSEEVLTGSFDPGRPLAEQVGADADAAAPTPAVMAGSTPPTAQAPDAAVQDASPVVIREKRHDAVPMTLDQALYEMELVGHDFYLFVDAATGSPSVVYRRRGWDYGVIHLDVQQDGAAGGAVDGRATSDAALTAVVAAAVR